The DNA window AGAATTGTTTCATGTCATCCCGAAATGTGTTTCGTGCAACATGATGCATATGTGGAACACGTCTGTTGAATACCTATATACGGCTCCTCAGTCTCCGAACTATATAACCCgcattttgtttttttatacagaaaaataataaaatgcCTTTTGAAGTTTTACAAGTATGCAGACAGGCTGAATACAACGACATATATTCAGGTTCTACTCTATATTTTCAGGATAGATAGGCGGTGCTGTTGAGTGTGTGTATCCTTCTGGAAGACTATAAACTATATTGGGTTTGATCtctgttgtttttttctaagaaaaaaagaggttttttgttttaaactATTGGGTTCCCCTTTTTTATAAACCATTGGTGTCGCTGGCAATAACAGAAGCTACAGTGGGATAGATAGCAGTGCAAGGtcagaaataaaaacaagATGTCTTGGGAGGGCTTTAAGAAGGCCATTAATAGGGCTGGTAACAGTGTGATTATTAAGAATGTGGACAAGACGGTGGATAAAGAGTACGACATAGAGGAGAGGCGGTATAGAGTTCTTGAGAAGGCGGGTAAAGACTTGCAGAAGGAGGCCAAAGGGTATTTGGATTCTTTGAGGGCGGTTACAGCTTCGCAGGTGACTATTGCGGAGGTTATTTCTAATCTGTACGATGATTCTAAGTCGTCCAGTGGAAGTGGTTACAACGTAGGtaattattatttgcaaTGTGTTCGTGATTTTGATTCTGAGACGGTGAAGCAGTTGGATGGCCCATTCCGGGAGACTGTTTTGGATCCaatttccaagttttcTATGTATTTCGATGAGATTGAGGGCGCCATTAAGAAGCGTGATCACAAGAAACAAGATTATGATGCGGCCAAGGCCAAGGTGCGGCGGTTAGTTGACAAGCCTGCGAAGGATGCTACGAAGCTCCCTCGTGCGGAAAAGGAGTTGGCCTTGGCGAAGGaggtttttgaaaacttgaaTGATCAGCTCAAGACTGAATTGCCACAGTTGGTGGCTTTGCGTGTACCCTATTATGACCCTAGTTTTGAAGCTCTGGTGAAAATTCAGTTACGTTTCTGTACCGAAGGCTACACCCGTTTAGCACAGATTCAGCAGTATTTGGATCAGCAATCGCGCGATGACTACGCCAATGGTGTGTTAGATGAACGTATTGAACAGTTGCTTCAGCAAATGTCAAACCTAAACATCTGCGCTCTTGGTtacaaataataatagccTTCTGCCACAAGGACTCACTTCACAAATGCATAACccttttaattttttttttgtagaGGTTTCATGGGGGTTTCAGAGAGAGGCCTCTCTCGTGAGGGGTCCTCGGTGGGAACAGCGGCGACACAGGCGTTTCCCTGTTAGAAAGAGCACTATTGCTGTTTTTCCGTGCAAGAGGTATGTGTGCCGTCCAACATTTGATTATTATGGCTGATGTAGCCGCACAACTGTAGCTCCGCATCTCTCTTAAATGGAAAAGGAACCCCTGCGCATGAGTAATCTGTATACTACTATTACACAAAAACATGACATATATAGATCGCATGcaacttttttttagatAACTTCAAGTGAGCAGTAGTGAATGAATGTCTGACTGTCTTTAATGAATCCATTACGTAGTGGTGGGGAGCATATTGGCCCCGAATATTTAGGAGACAAGACCAACGAAAAAAGTCGGGATAAAAGCGGGAAacttaaaaatgaaaataaaaatggtgATGATCGATTAGACTCAGTATTAATCACCAATAGATCATTGGCAAATGAAAAGTAAATAGGC is part of the Eremothecium cymbalariae DBVPG#7215 chromosome 2, complete sequence genome and encodes:
- the RVS161 gene encoding amphiphysin-like protein RVS161 (similar to Ashbya gossypii AER193W); amino-acid sequence: MSWEGFKKAINRAGNSVIIKNVDKTVDKEYDIEERRYRVLEKAGKDLQKEAKGYLDSLRAVTASQVTIAEVISNLYDDSKSSSGSGYNVGNYYLQCVRDFDSETVKQLDGPFRETVLDPISKFSMYFDEIEGAIKKRDHKKQDYDAAKAKVRRLVDKPAKDATKLPRAEKELALAKEVFENLNDQLKTELPQLVALRVPYYDPSFEALVKIQLRFCTEGYTRLAQIQQYLDQQSRDDYANGVLDERIEQLLQQMSNLNICALGYK